From a single Nymphaea colorata isolate Beijing-Zhang1983 chromosome 4, ASM883128v2, whole genome shotgun sequence genomic region:
- the LOC116253535 gene encoding pleiotropic drug resistance protein 3-like isoform X3: MGPPGCGKTTLLLALAGRLDKSQKLTGDISYNQYRLDEFVPQKTSAYISQYDLHIPEMTVRETLDFSARCQGVGKKSEMMAELHRREKQAGIIPDHDIDVYMKATSIAGSKRSLQTDYILKILGLDICSDTIVGDVMRTGISGGQKKRLTTGEMIVGPTKTLFMDEISTGLDSSTTFQIVTCLQQFVHITDATVLISLLQPAPETFDVFDDLILMAEGKIVYHGPRVHALQFFEDCGFKCPQRKGASDFLQEVLSRKDQAQYWFRSEPYAYVSVNQFVEKFKASDIGQKLSRELLGQLDESQSHKDAVSFSIYSLSKWELLKACMSREMLLVRRNSFVYIFKTVQLSVVAIITMTVYLHTKMHVTLMGANNYMGSMFFSIMMLIVNGFPELGMTVLRLPVFHKQRDFYLYPAWAYTLTAAIWKIPHSLIESFIWTGLTYYVIGYSPEIERFLRQFLLLFAVHQFAASLCRFLASITQTLAAAFMAGISTLLAMSLFGGFLIPRSFMPVWLKWGFWISPLTYAQIGISGNEFLAPRWREVSSANTSVGHRVLTSSGLDFPGYFYWVSVGALFGFTILLNVGFTLALTYMKSAGRGRAIISREKLSQLQEKEGGSQPISIKEHKRAGNMVLPFEPLSIVFQDVQYFVDTPQEMRNQGVTEKKLQLLKDITGAFRPGVLTALMGVSGAGKTTLMDVLSGRKTGGIIEGNIWIGGYPKVQETFARVSGYCEQTDIHSPQITVEESVIYSAWLRLAPEIDQNTKREFINEVLETIELDGIKDALVGIPGLTGLSTEQRKRLTITVELVANPSIIFLDEPTSGLDARAAAIVMRAVKNVVHTGRTVVCTIHQPSIDIFESFDELMVMKPGGQIIYAGSLGRHSSHVIQYFQGISGIPRIKDNYNPATWMLEVTTNSMERQLNIDFARLYEESSIYQRNKELVKQLSTPSPGSNDLSFQTVFPQNDWGQFKACLWKQYLSYWRNPSYNLSRIAFVLITSFLFAALFWKHGQKIHTQQDLFTILGLLFSQTIFLAINSCMTVHPVVATERIVMYRERFAGMYSAHAYSLAQVAIEIPCALIQAVLFWIITYPSVGYYWTAYKIFWYIFSTFSMLLYSSYLGMLVVSLTPNVMVAAILQSVFSIVLTLFSGFLIPGKQIPKWWIWLYWINPTNWTLRGLFTSQYGDIEKEIDIFGEKKAAGLFLKDYFGFRHDQLGVVAAVLVAYCVVFAFLFAYCISKLNFQRR; this comes from the exons ATGGGCCCACCTGGTTGCGGAAAGACCACCTTGCTTCTCGCACTGGCGGGAAGATTAGATAAATCTCAAAAG TTGACTGGTGATATTTCATACAACCAGTATAGGTTGGACGAATTTGTTCCACAGAAGACGTCTGCTTACATTAGTCAATATGACCTTCACATTCCAGAGATGACAGTGAGAGAAACCCTTGATTTCTCCGCTAGGTGCCAGGGCGTGGGAAAGAAATCTG AGATGATGGCAGAACTTCATCGAAGAGAAAAACAAGCTGGAATCATCCCAGATCATGATATAGACGTATATATGAAG GCTACATCAATTGCGGGGTCAAAGAGAAGTCTGCAGACAGATTACATTTTGAAG ATCCTTGGATTGGACATATGCTCTGACACCATTGTGGGTGATGTCATGAGAACAGGCATCTCTGGTGGACAGAAAAAACGGTTAACTACAG GGGAGATGATTGTGGGGCCCACAAAGACTCTATTTATGGACGAGATATCGACTGGATTGGATAGCTCGACTACATTCCAGATAGTAACATGTCTTCAACAATTTGTACACATCACAGATGCCACAGTGTTGATATCTCTGCTCCAACCAGCTCCGGAGACATTTGACGTCTTTGATGATCTCATATTGATGGCAGAGGGCAAGATTGTTTACCATGGTCCTCGTGTTCACGCTCTTCAGTTCTTTGAGGATTGTGGTTTCAAGTGCCCACAAAGGAAGGGTGCTTCTGATTTCCTCCAAGAG GTACTATCTAGAAAGGATCAAGCACAGTATTGGTTCCGATCAGAACCATATGCTTATGTATCAGTAAACCAGTTTGTGGAGAAATTCAAGGCATCAGATATTGGTCAGAAACTATCAAGGGAACTTCTGGGACAACTTGATGAGTCTCAAAGCCATAAAGATGCAGTCTCCTTCAGTATCTACTCCCTAAGCAAATGGGAACTTTTGAAGGCTTGCATGAGCAGGGAGATGTTATTGGTGAGGAGGAACTCCTTTGTCTATATCTTCAAGACTGTTCAG CTTTCTGTCGTAGCAATTATCACCATGACTGTGTATCTGCACACAAAGATGCATGTCACATTGATGGGGGCAAACAACTATATGGGTTCTATGTTTTTTTCCATCATGATGCTCATCGTCAATGGTTTTCCAGAATTAGGAATGACAGTCCTCAGGCTCCCTGTGTTCCATAAACAAAGGGACTTTTACCTCTATCCTGCTTGGGCATATACCTTGACTGCAGCTATATGGAAGATCCCACATTCTCTGATTGAGTCTTTCATCTGGACAGGGCTTACCTACTATGTGATTGGATACAGTCCTGAGATAGAAAG GTTTTTGCGACagttcctcctcctctttgctGTGCATCAGTTTGCAGCTTCTCTCTGCCGCTTCCTTGCCTCTATTACCCAAACCTTGGCTGCTGCATTCATGGCTGGAATTTCTACTTTACTAGCAATGTCACTGTTTGGTGGCTTCCTTATTCCTCGAT CTTTCATGCCAGTTTGGTTGAAATGGGGATTTTGGATATCTCCATTGACCTATGCTCAGATAGGAATTTCTGGCAACGAATTCCTTGCTCCAAGATGGAGAGAG GTTTCATCTGCAAATACCAGTGTGGGACATCGGGTTTTGACAAGCAGTGGCCTTGATTTTCCTGGTTATTTCTACTGGGTATCAGTGGGAGCTCTTTTTGGCTTCACAATACTTCTCAATGTTGGATTCACGCTAGCCTTGACATATATGAAGT CTGCTGGGAGGGGTCGTGCTATTATTTCTAGAGAAAAACTCTCTCAACTGCAGGAGAAGGAAGGAGGCAGCCAGCCTATTAGCATTAAGGAGCACAAAAGAGCTG GAAATATGGTGCTGCCTTTTGAGCCATTGTCTATAGTATTTCAAGATGTACAGTACTTTGTCGATACTCCTCAG GAAATGAGAAATCAAGGCGTGACAGAGAAGAAACTTCAGCTGCTTAAAGACATAACAGGTGCTTTCAGGCCTGGCGTTCTTACCGCACTCATGGGTGTTAGTGGAGCAGGGAAGACAACTCTTATGGATGTTCTTTCTGGAAGAAAAACTGGTGGCATAATTGAAGGAAACATCTGGATTGGAGGGTATCCTAAGGTTCAGGAAACATTTGCTAGGGTATCTGGTTACTGTGAACAAACTGATATTCATTCTCCACAGATTACTGTTGAAGAATCAGTTATCTACTCAGCATGGTTGAGATTAGCCCCTGAAATCGATCAGAATACTAAAAGG GAATTCATAAATGAAGTACTGGAAACCATTGAACTTGATGGAATTAAAGATGCATTGGTTGGCATTCCTGGTTTAACTGGTCTCTCAACAGAGCAGCGAAAACGCTTAACTATCAcagttgaacttgttgcaaATCCATCTATAATATTCTTGGATGAGCCCACTTCAGGCTTAGATGCAAGGGCAGCTGCTATTGTTATGCGTGCAGTGAAGAATGTGGTTCATACTGGAAGAACAGTAGTATGCACAATCCATCAGCCAAGTATTGATATATTTGAGTCCTTTGATGAG TTAATGGTGATGAAACCCGGTGGTCAAATAATCTATGCTGGGTCACTTGGTAGGCACTCTAGTCATGTTATTCAATACTTTCAG GGGATATCTGGTATTCCCAGGATAAAAGACAACTACAACCCTGCAACATGGATGTTGGAAGTTACTACTAATTCAATGGAAAGGCAGCTTAACATAGATTTTGCTCGACTTTACGAGGAGTCATCTATCTATCA GAGAAACAAAGAACTAGTTAAGCAATTGAGTACACCATCCCCAGGCTCAAATGACTTGAGCTTCCAAACTGTATTTCCACAGAATGACTGGGGACAGTTCAAGGCCTGCCTCTGGAAGCAGTATCTATCATATTGGAGAAATCCTTCATACAACTTGTCTCGTATTGCATTCGTACTCAtcacttcttttctctttgctgCACTCTTTTGGAAGCATGGACAAAAAAT CCATACCCAGCAGGATCTGTTCACCATACTGGGGTTGTTGTTCTCACAGACGATCTTCCTAGCCATAAACAGCTGCATGACAGTTCATCCTGTGGTAGCAACTGAAAGGATAGTCATGTATCGGGAAAGATTTGCTGGAATGTACTCTGCACATGCTTATTCATTGGCACAG GTTGCCATTGAAATTCCTTGTGCATTGATCCAAGCAGTCCTGTTTTGGATCATCACATACCCTTCAGTTGGTTACTACTGGACTGCTTATAAGATCTTCTGGTACatcttttcaacattttctatGCTACTATACAGCAGTTATCTTGGGATGCTGGTGGTTTCGTTAACTCCAAATGTTATGGTTGCTGCTATCCTGCAATCTGTTTTCAGCATAGTACTGACTCTGTTTTCTGGCTTCCTGATACCTGGAAAA CAAATTCCAAAGTGGTGGATATGGCTGTACTGGATTAACCCTACAAATTGGACTCTCCGTGGACTATTTACTTCACAGTATGGTGACATAGAGAAGGAGATAGACatatttggagaaaaaaagGCAGCCGGTTTGTTCCTGAAGGATTATTTTGGCTTTCGACATGATCAGTTGGGTGTGGTTGCAGCTGTTCTCGTTGCATATTGTGTTGTCTTCGcttttttgtttgcttattGTATATCGAAGCTGAATTTCCAGAGAAGATGA